ACCGCCAAATCATGCGTGATGAACAAAATACCCAAGCCCAATTCCCGCTGCATTTCTTCCAGCAGGTCGAGAATAACTTTCTGCACGGTCACATCCAGCGCAGACGTTGGTTCATCCGCAATAATCAGCTCCGGCTCAAGCGCAATGGCTGCAGCGATCAGCGCACGCTGCTTCATACCACCTGACAGCTCATGCGGATACTGATCATAACGAACCTCAGGGTTATCAATACCCACGCGCTCTAGAAGCTTGATTACCTGCTGTTTGCGCTGCTCAGCAGTGCCTCGCTTGTGGATAGCCAGGCCCTCCCCCACTGAAGCACCAATGGTTTTCACCGGGTTCAGGGAATTATTTGGGTCCTGAGGAATCAGGCCAATCTTGGTGCCACGCACGTTTTTCCACTCACGCGGACTTAAACCAATAAGAGACTGACCTTTAAAAGAAATCCGGCCAGAATCCACCTCAGCGTTATCTGCCAACAAACCAATCACAGCTTGCGCGGTGGTTGATTTACCCGAACCAGACTCACCCACGATCGCAGTAATCTGCCCAGGGTGAACTTCCAAACTGACATTATTAACAGCGTGAACGAGACCTTTAGCGGTTTGATAAGAAACCACCAGATCGTCAATTTCCAACAATGGAGTAGTCATTTTTTCTAGCCCTCCTTCTGAATGATGCGGCTTAAATAGTTGGCAGACATCACCACAGCGATGATGACAAAGCCTGGAAGGACAGTCAGCCACCAGGAGGTAGCCATGTAATCGCGCGCATCAGAAATCAGCAGACCCCACTCTGGAGTTGGAGCTGGCGCACCATAGCCCAAAAAGCCCAACACAGACAGCTGCAAAATAGCCGAACCAAACTGCAGTGCAGCAAGCGCAAGAACTGGGGTGAGTGAGTTGGGCAGAATGTGGCGGAACAACACCTGCGCCTGGGTACCACCAGAACCATAGGCTGCCTCCACGAAATCAGACCCAGCAACAGTCATCACTTGGGAACGAGCCAAGCGGGCAAAAGTAGCAACTGAAGTAATACCAACAGCGATCGCAGCGTTCATCGTGCCAAAGCCCAACAAAATAATGACAGTCAAGCTCAGCAGCAATGCAGGAATAGACAACAGTACGTCGACGAAACGCATTAATACTGTGTCCAACCATCCACGTTGTGCACCTGCGAGCAACCCGATCAAGGTTCCCACAATCAGGCCAACCAGCACGGCAATCAATGCGCCCAACAGAGTTTCCCGGGCGCCGTATACAACACGGCTATACAGGTCACGTCCCACAGAATCCGTGCCAA
Above is a genomic segment from Corynebacterium suranareeae containing:
- a CDS encoding ABC transporter permease, with amino-acid sequence MSNPPISPKKPVAANPRTGSADPARKRKGLGNPWTKPAAVISIVVLVIAVLMALIPSLFTSQDPFSGDDVALLSPSGTHWFGTDSVGRDLYSRVVYGARETLLGALIAVLVGLIVGTLIGLLAGAQRGWLDTVLMRFVDVLLSIPALLLSLTVIILLGFGTMNAAIAVGITSVATFARLARSQVMTVAGSDFVEAAYGSGGTQAQVLFRHILPNSLTPVLALAALQFGSAILQLSVLGFLGYGAPAPTPEWGLLISDARDYMATSWWLTVLPGFVIIAVVMSANYLSRIIQKEG